The Bacillota bacterium LX-D genome has a window encoding:
- the argC gene encoding N-acetyl-gamma-glutamyl-phosphate reductase has protein sequence MIKASIIGATGYTGIELVRILLNHPEVELEALTSQSYVEEDFSAVYPNITGYIQKKCTEDNIEEIVKYSDVVFVALPHGHAVPVAKEVLRQGKKIIDLGADFRFRQSDVYENWYKVKHSGSELLAKAVYGLPELNREEIKKNTIIGNPGCYPTSIILALAPALQKKLVNTDTLIIDSKSGVSGAGRKTGLGNHYAEVNESVHAYGVATHRHTPEIEQELSKLTGNKVTITFTPHLMPMTRGILSTIYATLNSKLNETEVREIYETFYAQEPFVHVLPKGQWPHTKWVYGSNNCFLNLTIDTRTNRLIIVSVIDNLVKGASGQAVQNMNLLFGFPETTALQIPGLFP, from the coding sequence ATGATTAAGGCTAGTATAATAGGTGCTACTGGTTATACTGGTATTGAATTGGTTAGAATTTTACTTAACCATCCAGAAGTTGAACTTGAAGCTTTAACCTCCCAGAGTTATGTTGAGGAGGATTTTTCGGCTGTTTATCCGAATATAACAGGTTATATTCAGAAAAAATGTACAGAAGATAATATTGAAGAAATTGTAAAGTATAGCGATGTGGTTTTTGTAGCTTTACCCCACGGTCACGCCGTACCTGTAGCTAAAGAAGTATTAAGACAAGGCAAAAAGATCATAGATTTAGGTGCCGACTTTCGTTTTAGACAGTCTGATGTTTATGAGAATTGGTATAAAGTTAAGCACAGCGGCAGTGAGTTGCTAGCTAAAGCAGTTTATGGATTGCCTGAATTAAATAGGGAAGAAATTAAAAAGAACACTATAATTGGCAATCCAGGTTGCTATCCAACTAGCATTATCTTAGCATTGGCACCTGCATTACAAAAGAAATTAGTAAACACTGATACACTGATTATAGATTCTAAATCCGGTGTTTCCGGAGCTGGCCGCAAAACCGGCTTAGGCAATCATTATGCAGAGGTAAATGAAAGTGTTCATGCTTATGGAGTAGCAACACACAGGCATACTCCGGAAATAGAACAAGAATTAAGTAAACTAACAGGCAATAAGGTAACCATAACTTTTACTCCTCATTTAATGCCTATGACCAGAGGAATATTAAGTACAATTTATGCGACACTTAATAGTAAATTAAATGAAACAGAAGTAAGAGAAATATATGAAACTTTTTATGCTCAGGAACCTTTTGTACATGTACTGCCTAAGGGTCAGTGGCCTCATACCAAATGGGTTTACGGCTCTAATAATTGTTTTCTGAATTTAACCATAGATACGAGAACTAATCGTTTGATTATTGTGTCTGTAATAGATAACTTAGTTAAAGGAGCCTCTGGGCAAGCTGTCCAAAATATGAATTTGCTATTTGGCTTCCCGGAAACTACTGCTTTACAAATTCCAGGCTTATTTCCGTAA
- a CDS encoding flagellar hook-length control protein FliK yields the protein MNINLSSLLPLGRVLTNSLNLQLGQIFRAVVESKDGTNLVLNINGLKIPVQGEAALEAGKTIFLQLDKITKETVELKLVDAPAVAQNIDQDSIAFRQSKRMVADSSGQAQNIDQDSIAFRPIDARPVDPKQVFNQIDSKQMELQVKLEVVARACGLQPTETNLKIIQNFMHLQLPLKKELIEQIAGETKGMPPEKIEAFLMTRSWAETTTLANNKDPIQTVVNFLLGDAEPADAANALKLINDSQTAVPTYYGLNCLWWQNEQQRGEIYLWSDEGKKQRQPISFGTMVIHCYTQNLGELWLRLSRYGQELNILVQTETMEGQQLFQENAQDLKKVLQGLGYKIEQVAYRLGQAQTFLELIEKKDTIYNEVDYQV from the coding sequence ATGAACATTAACTTAAGTTCTTTATTGCCTCTAGGACGTGTGTTGACCAATTCATTAAATTTACAGCTAGGGCAGATCTTTAGAGCAGTAGTGGAAAGTAAAGATGGTACTAATTTAGTTTTAAACATTAATGGACTAAAAATTCCTGTCCAGGGAGAGGCAGCCTTAGAAGCAGGGAAGACTATATTTTTACAATTAGATAAAATAACTAAAGAAACAGTTGAGTTAAAACTAGTGGATGCGCCTGCAGTTGCTCAAAACATAGATCAAGATTCGATTGCATTTAGACAGAGTAAGCGCATGGTTGCCGATTCTTCGGGTCAGGCTCAAAACATAGATCAAGATTCGATTGCATTTAGACCAATTGATGCTAGACCGGTTGACCCAAAACAGGTTTTTAATCAAATAGATTCTAAACAAATGGAGTTGCAAGTAAAGCTAGAAGTGGTAGCCAGAGCATGTGGTTTGCAACCAACAGAAACTAATTTGAAAATAATTCAAAACTTTATGCACTTGCAGCTTCCTTTGAAAAAAGAACTTATAGAGCAGATTGCCGGGGAAACAAAGGGTATGCCTCCTGAAAAAATAGAAGCTTTTCTCATGACTAGATCTTGGGCGGAAACAACTACCTTGGCCAACAATAAAGATCCCATTCAAACTGTAGTTAATTTTTTATTGGGTGATGCTGAACCGGCAGATGCAGCTAATGCCTTAAAGTTAATTAATGATAGTCAGACTGCAGTACCTACTTACTATGGTTTAAATTGTTTATGGTGGCAGAATGAACAGCAGCGGGGTGAAATTTACCTGTGGTCCGACGAAGGGAAAAAACAGCGCCAGCCAATATCCTTTGGAACTATGGTTATTCATTGTTACACTCAAAACTTAGGGGAACTGTGGCTGCGCCTAAGCCGCTATGGTCAGGAACTAAATATACTGGTCCAAACGGAAACAATGGAAGGGCAGCAGTTGTTCCAAGAAAATGCTCAAGACTTAAAAAAAGTTTTACAAGGATTAGGGTATAAAATAGAGCAAGTTGCCTATCGCTTAGGGCAAGCTCAGACTTTTCTCGAACTAATCGAAAAAAAAGATACCATTTATAACGAAGTGGATTATCAGGTGTAA
- a CDS encoding EscU/YscU/HrcU family type III secretion system export apparatus switch protein, protein MRDKKERKVAAAISFDPQQDSAPKVVAKGYGEIADKIINKARELGVPIYTEPDVARVLIGLELNQEIPPELYEAVAAILAYIMTIDKKAKTLQQLE, encoded by the coding sequence ATGCGCGACAAAAAAGAACGTAAAGTGGCAGCTGCTATTAGTTTCGATCCCCAACAAGATAGTGCTCCTAAAGTCGTAGCTAAAGGCTATGGAGAAATAGCAGATAAAATAATTAATAAAGCCCGAGAATTAGGAGTGCCAATTTATACAGAACCTGACGTGGCTAGGGTTTTAATTGGCTTAGAATTAAACCAAGAAATTCCTCCAGAACTTTATGAAGCTGTGGCAGCTATTCTAGCATATATTATGACCATCGACAAAAAGGCTAAAACTCTGCAGCAATTGGAATAA
- a CDS encoding metal-dependent hydrolase, translated as MDPITHALVGLGIGGFSGIPFSLTNPVYLGASLGAMAPDLDILYQLKGDITYLKHHRGFSHSLPGIFLLSVGISIFIYLINPSLHFSAILLWTFLGTLSHGVLDILNSYGSKIFWPFSNKMWTVNLINAVDPIVLIILVTMTFFQKAGYSSVFGLAAFGGYLLIRYIVATRVNKLLQRKYPEVEKITVMPSLIKFWCWDCLVETNQQIIFTEFNSFTSKLVVKRELPKEQTTNLLIKKALDSKIGKMFREFTPHLYVLSKEGSKGYLVKFFDLRFYLKHDFLHSATVLFNQRQEMLEQVFHPYNKKRNIKITG; from the coding sequence ATGGATCCTATTACACACGCTCTTGTTGGGTTAGGGATTGGAGGTTTTTCCGGAATTCCTTTTAGCCTAACTAATCCAGTGTACCTAGGTGCTAGTCTTGGTGCAATGGCACCTGATTTGGACATTTTGTATCAATTAAAAGGAGATATAACCTATCTCAAACATCATCGTGGTTTTTCTCATTCTCTTCCTGGTATTTTTTTGCTTAGCGTGGGTATATCGATTTTCATTTATTTAATAAATCCTTCTTTGCATTTTTCGGCCATTCTGCTTTGGACATTTTTGGGGACTTTATCCCACGGAGTACTAGATATTTTAAATTCTTATGGGTCGAAAATTTTTTGGCCTTTTAGCAACAAAATGTGGACTGTCAACTTAATTAATGCTGTTGATCCTATAGTGTTAATTATTTTAGTCACCATGACTTTTTTCCAAAAAGCAGGATATAGCTCTGTTTTTGGCTTGGCAGCCTTTGGCGGGTATCTCCTAATCCGCTATATTGTGGCAACCAGGGTCAACAAATTATTGCAGCGTAAATATCCGGAGGTAGAAAAAATAACAGTTATGCCTTCTTTAATAAAATTTTGGTGCTGGGATTGTTTGGTTGAAACTAATCAGCAAATTATCTTTACAGAGTTTAATTCTTTTACATCAAAGCTGGTTGTGAAGAGGGAGCTGCCCAAAGAGCAGACAACAAATTTATTAATTAAGAAGGCTCTGGATAGTAAAATTGGAAAAATGTTTAGGGAATTTACTCCCCATTTATATGTACTTTCTAAAGAGGGTAGTAAAGGATATCTAGTCAAATTTTTTGATTTGCGCTTTTATCTCAAACATGATTTTTTGCATTCTGCAACAGTGCTTTTTAACCAAAGACAAGAAATGTTGGAACAAGTATTTCATCCCTATAATAAAAAGAGAAATATTAAAATAACAGGATAA
- the cobT gene encoding nicotinate-nucleotide--dimethylbenzimidazole phosphoribosyltransferase — translation MSNLESTLQKIKPLNEDVMEQTQTRLDDLTKPIGSLGVMEEIAKKIAGITGQVVPELPKKAAILMAGDHGIVKEGVAPYPQEVTPQMVLNFVNGGACMNVLTRHENIQLKVVDIGVATDLPDVPGIIKRKVAYGTKNMAAGPAMTMEEAVKAIEVGIDVAEETIKEGAGIIGIGEMGIGNTSPSTAIVATYSKLPVKDVVGRGTGNDDERMKVKIAAIEKALEVNKPDPAKPLEVLVKVGGLEIAGMTGVILACAANRIPVVIDGFISGASAIIAAELAPLAKEYMIGSHLSVEPGHKVLLDYLGVPPILTLNMRLGEGTGGALAMNIIDASLKVLREMSTFSSAGISGAL, via the coding sequence TTGAGTAATTTAGAAAGCACATTACAAAAAATTAAACCTTTAAATGAAGATGTAATGGAACAGACCCAAACAAGGTTAGATGATTTAACAAAGCCAATAGGTAGTTTAGGTGTAATGGAGGAAATTGCGAAAAAAATAGCAGGAATTACAGGACAGGTTGTACCAGAGCTGCCTAAAAAAGCTGCTATTTTAATGGCAGGAGACCACGGGATTGTTAAAGAAGGTGTAGCTCCTTATCCCCAAGAAGTTACTCCCCAAATGGTGTTAAACTTCGTTAATGGCGGAGCTTGCATGAACGTTTTAACTCGTCATGAAAATATCCAGTTAAAAGTAGTAGATATAGGAGTTGCTACGGACTTGCCTGATGTACCTGGAATTATTAAACGTAAAGTGGCCTATGGAACTAAAAATATGGCTGCAGGTCCTGCTATGACTATGGAGGAGGCTGTGAAAGCCATTGAAGTGGGGATTGATGTTGCTGAAGAAACTATCAAAGAGGGCGCTGGTATTATTGGAATTGGTGAAATGGGAATTGGTAATACTTCCCCCAGCACCGCCATTGTGGCAACTTATAGCAAGCTCCCTGTAAAAGATGTTGTAGGTCGGGGAACAGGCAATGATGATGAGCGGATGAAGGTGAAAATCGCTGCCATTGAAAAAGCCTTGGAAGTTAATAAGCCAGATCCTGCTAAGCCTCTAGAAGTTTTAGTAAAAGTTGGAGGTTTAGAAATTGCAGGAATGACAGGAGTCATCTTAGCTTGTGCTGCTAATAGGATCCCAGTGGTTATAGATGGCTTTATTTCCGGAGCATCTGCAATTATTGCCGCGGAGTTAGCGCCTCTAGCTAAGGAATATATGATTGGCTCCCACCTTTCCGTTGAACCTGGACATAAAGTTTTACTAGATTATCTAGGTGTTCCGCCTATCTTAACTCTAAATATGCGCTTAGGCGAAGGAACTGGAGGAGCCTTAGCAATGAATATTATTGATGCCAGCCTTAAAGTTCTTAGAGAAATGTCTACCTTTAGTTCAGCAGGCATATCTGGGGCCCTTTAA
- the argB gene encoding acetylglutamate kinase: MVLTDIEKAGILVEALPYIKKFYGKTVVIKYGGHAMINEKLKKALLHDVILMKYVGMNPVIVHGGGPEINTLLKRLGKKSEFVSGMRVTDAETMEVVEMVLVGKVNKDIVAGINHYGGKAVGLCGKDANLIQAYQKFGEEVGDNGQKAIIDLGYVGEVEKINPEIIKSLISQDYIPVIAPIGVGEKGESYNINADYVAGSIASALQADKFVLLTDVEGIFTNYEEKDSLISSLNIEEVPGLIKEGTIQGGMIPKVQCCVQALNQGVERAHIIDGRVEHSLLLEIFTDEGIGTMVVKG; the protein is encoded by the coding sequence ATGGTTTTAACGGATATTGAAAAAGCGGGAATTTTAGTAGAAGCTTTGCCCTATATTAAAAAGTTTTATGGTAAAACCGTTGTGATTAAATATGGCGGCCATGCTATGATTAATGAAAAATTAAAAAAAGCATTGCTCCACGATGTCATATTGATGAAATATGTAGGCATGAACCCGGTTATTGTACACGGGGGAGGCCCGGAAATTAATACTTTGTTAAAAAGGCTAGGGAAAAAATCCGAATTCGTCAGTGGAATGCGGGTAACAGATGCGGAAACCATGGAAGTGGTGGAAATGGTTCTAGTGGGCAAAGTTAACAAGGACATTGTGGCTGGAATTAATCATTATGGCGGCAAAGCTGTGGGGCTTTGTGGGAAAGATGCTAACCTTATCCAAGCCTACCAAAAGTTTGGGGAGGAAGTTGGAGATAACGGACAAAAAGCAATTATCGATTTGGGATATGTAGGAGAAGTAGAAAAAATCAATCCGGAAATAATTAAATCCCTTATTTCCCAAGACTATATACCTGTTATAGCCCCGATTGGAGTTGGCGAAAAGGGGGAAAGCTACAACATTAATGCTGACTATGTAGCAGGTTCTATTGCCTCCGCTCTTCAGGCGGATAAATTTGTTTTATTAACGGATGTGGAGGGTATTTTTACAAATTACGAGGAAAAAGATTCTCTTATTTCTTCGTTAAACATTGAAGAAGTTCCTGGACTAATCAAAGAAGGTACTATTCAGGGGGGAATGATTCCCAAAGTACAGTGCTGTGTGCAAGCCTTAAATCAGGGAGTAGAAAGAGCACATATTATTGATGGCCGAGTAGAACATTCTCTTTTATTAGAAATTTTTACTGATGAGGGTATTGGCACAATGGTCGTTAAGGGATAA
- a CDS encoding ABC-F family ATP-binding cassette domain-containing protein: MAVLQVKNLTKSFGEKTIFHGVSFQLDFGEKAALVGVNGAGKSTLLRCIMGLEDYDAGSIMADKNVRISYLAQSMEEESLDLSLWEFMLDEYRDLLGLRVKLKNLTSKMAQEEIYSNELELARVMKSYTTAINQYEANGGYSFESKIKEVLFGLGFMEAELERSMDTFSGGQKTRLYLARQLLRQPELLLLDEPTNFLDLQAVEWLENFLKSYKASVLVVSHDRYFLDSVATKIFELEDEAINTYPGNYSDFMLQKAIITAAQSKEYAKEQEKIKRLEEYIRRNKAGVNARQAKGREKQLSKLGQKTKPSQQKSLSFSFQQSYASGEDVLIFKNASIGYPGKILIEKLNFKLRRGERVGFIGPNGSGKSTLLKAILSQETCRGTVYLGSGVKIGYFAQEHESLNSQGTVLEQILQNSLLTDQAARDLLARFQFKGDDIFKEISSLSGGEESRLMLAELFLQGANFLILDEPTNHLDVYTRQSLEDALADFPGTLLFVSHDRYFLNRLADKIIELEQGTLLEYPGDYEYYHWKKSLTPAVQEAQPEKQKVKTKETKVRKNPKPEVQLKKLEEEISELEQALEEITQKLGDSEIYTQPDAMLELQQEYQEVEEKLNNLYIAWEEVAEAVEEKGE, translated from the coding sequence ATGGCGGTACTACAAGTAAAGAATTTAACCAAAAGTTTTGGAGAAAAGACGATTTTTCATGGTGTTTCCTTTCAATTAGACTTTGGGGAAAAAGCTGCTTTAGTTGGAGTAAACGGGGCAGGTAAGTCAACTTTGCTCCGCTGCATCATGGGACTGGAAGATTATGATGCAGGCAGTATTATGGCCGATAAAAATGTACGTATCAGTTATTTAGCCCAAAGTATGGAAGAAGAATCCTTAGACCTTTCTTTATGGGAATTTATGTTGGATGAATATCGAGATTTATTAGGATTGAGAGTGAAACTGAAAAATTTGACATCTAAAATGGCGCAAGAAGAAATATATAGTAATGAACTTGAATTAGCACGAGTTATGAAAAGCTATACAACAGCTATCAACCAGTATGAAGCTAATGGAGGCTACTCCTTTGAAAGCAAAATCAAAGAAGTTCTTTTTGGTTTAGGGTTTATGGAAGCAGAGTTGGAACGCAGTATGGATACTTTCAGCGGTGGGCAAAAGACTAGGCTCTACTTAGCTAGGCAACTTTTGCGCCAGCCGGAACTGCTTCTTTTAGATGAGCCTACCAATTTTCTGGATTTACAAGCTGTAGAGTGGCTGGAAAATTTCCTTAAATCTTATAAAGCATCTGTACTAGTTGTTTCTCACGATAGGTATTTCCTAGACTCGGTGGCAACCAAAATTTTTGAACTGGAAGATGAAGCTATCAATACTTATCCCGGCAATTATTCAGATTTTATGCTGCAAAAGGCTATAATAACGGCGGCCCAAAGTAAAGAATATGCCAAAGAGCAGGAAAAAATTAAAAGACTGGAAGAATACATTCGCCGAAATAAAGCAGGGGTTAACGCTCGACAGGCTAAAGGGAGGGAGAAACAGCTGTCTAAATTGGGCCAAAAAACAAAACCAAGTCAGCAGAAATCTTTATCCTTTTCTTTTCAGCAAAGCTATGCCTCTGGAGAGGACGTACTGATTTTTAAAAATGCCAGCATCGGGTACCCGGGGAAAATACTAATTGAAAAATTAAATTTTAAACTGCGAAGAGGAGAAAGAGTAGGTTTTATTGGTCCCAATGGAAGCGGAAAAAGTACACTGCTCAAGGCCATTTTAAGCCAGGAAACTTGCCGGGGAACAGTTTACCTTGGCAGCGGTGTGAAAATAGGCTATTTTGCTCAGGAACATGAGAGTCTCAATAGCCAAGGGACAGTTTTAGAACAAATCCTCCAAAACAGTCTTTTAACTGACCAAGCCGCCAGGGATTTGTTAGCTCGTTTTCAATTTAAGGGTGATGATATCTTTAAGGAAATAAGCAGCCTAAGCGGCGGAGAGGAAAGCCGCTTGATGCTGGCAGAACTTTTCTTACAAGGAGCTAACTTTTTAATTCTAGACGAACCAACAAACCATTTAGATGTTTATACTAGGCAGAGTTTAGAAGATGCTTTGGCTGATTTCCCAGGAACTTTGTTATTTGTTTCTCACGACCGTTATTTTTTAAACCGTTTAGCCGATAAAATAATCGAGTTAGAGCAAGGTACTTTATTGGAATATCCGGGAGATTATGAGTATTACCATTGGAAAAAGTCTCTTACTCCGGCAGTTCAAGAAGCACAGCCAGAAAAACAAAAAGTTAAGACAAAAGAGACAAAGGTAAGAAAAAATCCAAAGCCTGAAGTACAGTTGAAAAAGTTGGAAGAGGAAATATCTGAACTTGAACAAGCATTAGAAGAGATAACTCAGAAATTAGGAGACAGTGAAATTTACACCCAGCCAGATGCAATGCTAGAGCTGCAGCAAGAATACCAGGAAGTTGAAGAGAAATTAAATAACTTATATATAGCTTGGGAAGAAGTGGCAGAGGCTGTGGAAGAAAAAGGTGAATAA
- the argJ gene encoding bifunctional glutamate N-acetyltransferase/amino-acid acetyltransferase ArgJ: protein MQEYTQVPGGVAAVNGFMAAGIHAGLKKANKDLALIFCSVPAVAAGVFTTNQIKAAPLLVNQKHLQNLSTKAIIINSGNANACNGEKGLQDAEKMAVLTAQTLGCAKEEVLVASTGVIGDPMPMDKIEEGIKKIGSALSVRGGKAAAEAILTTDTFAKEAGFQFSIGDRKVTIGGMAKGSGMIHPNMATMLSFITTDAAIEKKLLQETLGEIVKKTFNMITVDGDTSTNDMVLVLANGLAENTVLKTKKDPGYQDFYEALNYICMDLAQKIARDGEGATKFVTVEVCHAQSEADACLAARAVCSSNLVKTALFGEDANWGRVIAAVGYSGAKFDPDKVDILIKSAAGEEQMAQDGVGLMFDEAKAKEILTEKDITIVVDFKQGENKATAWGCDFSYDYVKINSSYRS from the coding sequence ATGCAGGAGTATACTCAAGTTCCAGGCGGGGTAGCAGCAGTCAACGGCTTTATGGCTGCAGGTATTCACGCCGGTTTAAAAAAAGCAAATAAAGACTTAGCACTTATTTTTTGTAGTGTTCCGGCTGTCGCTGCGGGGGTTTTTACTACTAACCAAATTAAAGCAGCTCCCTTGTTGGTTAATCAGAAACATCTGCAAAACCTTAGCACAAAAGCTATCATTATTAATAGTGGAAATGCCAATGCCTGCAACGGTGAAAAAGGCCTGCAAGATGCGGAAAAAATGGCAGTTTTAACTGCCCAAACCCTAGGCTGCGCCAAGGAAGAAGTGTTAGTAGCTTCTACAGGGGTAATTGGAGATCCCATGCCAATGGACAAAATAGAAGAAGGTATTAAGAAAATTGGTTCTGCTCTTAGTGTCCGGGGAGGGAAAGCAGCAGCCGAGGCTATTTTAACTACAGATACCTTTGCCAAGGAAGCCGGCTTTCAATTTTCCATTGGAGATCGGAAGGTTACCATTGGAGGTATGGCCAAAGGCTCTGGAATGATTCACCCCAATATGGCCACTATGCTCTCTTTTATTACAACTGATGCAGCCATTGAGAAAAAGCTGCTGCAAGAGACTTTAGGTGAGATAGTTAAAAAGACTTTTAATATGATTACAGTTGATGGTGATACCAGTACTAACGATATGGTTCTAGTTTTAGCTAACGGGTTAGCCGAAAACACTGTACTAAAAACAAAAAAAGATCCTGGGTATCAGGATTTTTATGAAGCCTTAAATTATATTTGTATGGATTTAGCCCAAAAAATCGCTCGCGATGGGGAGGGTGCAACTAAATTCGTTACTGTTGAAGTTTGTCATGCCCAATCTGAAGCGGATGCCTGTCTAGCGGCAAGAGCAGTATGCAGTTCCAATTTAGTTAAAACAGCACTATTTGGCGAAGATGCTAATTGGGGCCGGGTAATTGCAGCTGTTGGTTACTCAGGTGCGAAATTTGACCCGGATAAAGTTGATATACTTATTAAAAGCGCAGCAGGAGAAGAGCAAATGGCGCAAGACGGCGTAGGCTTAATGTTTGACGAAGCTAAAGCCAAGGAAATATTAACGGAGAAGGACATAACCATTGTCGTAGATTTTAAGCAGGGTGAAAATAAAGCAACAGCCTGGGGCTGTGACTTTTCATATGATTATGTAAAAATTAACAGCAGTTACCGGAGTTAG